The sequence TGGAAGGAGCGGAAAAGGTCGGACCGGGATAATTTCCCCTGTTTTCCCGCCGCGAAGGACCAGCCTGACCCGGAAAACAGTTTTTCCGGGTCCTCCAGGGATTCAAGGGCTTCCCGGGAAAAACCCCATCCTCCGGGAAGAAAGGCCCGTTCACCGTATGCCGCTTCCCTGGGACGGAGCCAGATGCTGAAATTCCAGAGATCTGTCAGCCTGCCGAGATATTCCGCCATTCTCCTGCCGTTTTCGTTGTTCCTCCCCCTGATCCGTTCCCGCCACCAGGCGAACCATCCGGAATAAAGGGCCCGCTCGGCCCTGAAGAGATCGCCCGTTTCATGGAGCACCCTGTAGGACTCCCCCAGGATACGGGCAAAATCAAAATTTTCCTCGTGGCATCGGACAGCCCCCTCTGCCGGCGTGGAGCATTTTTTCCACAGGTCGTCATAAAAGGAGGATGCCGCAAGGGAATACCTGTGCCATGCAGGGGAATTCTTCGGACGAATTCCGCCCGGAGATGCTCGGAGAAGAATCCGCCCGTTGTGCAGGTCCCCCTGGGAGAGAATCACGGAAAAAAAAAGGAGGCTTTCCCCACGGGCGAGGGAAGCCGTTTCCTGCAGAATATCCGCCGCGCCCCCGGCCAGCGCGTTTTCGATCCGCCCGAGGAGCGATCCTCCACCGGTGGCGAGCTGCTCGCGGTATCTCGACCCGTACAGGCTTTCGAGCAGGAAAAGCTCCATGTCCTCGAGGGAACCGGAAGCAAGCCGGATGAAGACTTCCCTTCCGAGAAGCCGTGTTCCTCTCGCCCTGACAACGGCGTTCAGATATTCATAATTGGGAGATTCGTCGATGAATTTCAATGAAGGAATCATGCATGAGCCGGGAGAGACTGAGGGAAAAACACGCAGACATCCTTCCCCACCGCGTGAGAAGGGTATTGTCTAAAATTTCGTTTTCCGTCTCCGCCAGGCAGCCACCCCATCCGTTCAGATTTGCTTCCCTGATTTCCACTCCGTCGAAAAGACCGCCGTTCTCTGCCGTTTTGCGGAGCAATTCGCCTTCGCCCTTCTCCACGAGAAGAACGGCAGGCCTGCCGAAGCACTCCAGGGCCTCTTCGGCCAGCCTGGAAAGCGCCCGGCCGTACCGCTCCCTGTCGGAAATTCGGAGAGTTTCGGCCATCTTCCGGAGCTCCTCGCCGAAAGAGGCGGTCAGGTTCGAAAACGCTTCCAGGAAGAATGCCGTCGCAGAAGCGGAGGCATTCTTCCTCGTTTCCTCCGCCAGCAAACGAAAGCGGTCTTCCTGTTCCTTCCGAAGGGCGGCCACTTTTTTCTGGACCGAAAGTCTCCTTGCGGCGATGAGATCGGCTATCTCCTCATCCCTGGCCATCTCCAGAAGACGTACCTTCTCAAGATGCTCTCTTTCGAGCGCCTCCTTGAAGGACTCGAGGTCCCTCCCGCCGGTCATTTCCTGCCGGTCCCTCAGGCGAACTGGAGAATGAGCATGATGGCCACCACGAAGCCGAGGATGACCATGGTCTCGGGAATGGCTTCAAGAATGATGATGGTACCTCCTGTCTCCGGTTTTTCAGCCACGGTTCCGGCGCCGGCGCTTCCGATTTTTGCCTGGGCGTAGGCTGTGGCAACGGCAGGAATTCCGACCGCGAGAGCCGCTGCAAGGGCTATGAGTGCTTTTTCCACGAGGATCCGCTCCTTCGCTGAAATGGTATGTATTCTTTCCCTGTTCCGGAATAAAACTTGCTGAAGAACTCCACGTAGTGAAGCCTGGCCGAATGGAGGCCGGAGCCGCCGATGGCCAGCACGAAATTCAGAAGATGAATCATGAGGGCCAGAAAGATGCCGAAGACGGACAAACCGAAGACATCGAGAAACTTCGAGGCCACGATGGCCAGGATGGCGGAAGAAAGGCCGATGGCCGCGATTCTGACGTAACTGATGATATTGCCGATGCTCCCCAGGGTCTCGATGATGCCGCCGATACCTCCGCCCCTGATGAGAAGGGCAAGCCCGATGACAAGGAGGGAAAGGGGCACGGTGAAGATTCCCCCGGGCAGCTTCCCCCTCAGGGCTGTGAGCCCGGCCACAAGGGCAAGGAGCACTACAAGGTTCCCCGCTTTTTCCATCCAGACATGACGGTGTCTGTTCCTGATTCCCTGGTATATTCCCAGGAGAAGCCCGAAAAAGACGTGGGCCGCCCCGAGGGCCACAGTAAAGACCACCACAGGGAGAACGCTCACCGAACGCTCCAACCACAAGGGTTCAAGGTGGAAGAGCCTGTGCCCCGCGTCGCCGAAGAATTCGCCCCAGGCTGCCCCCCAGACAACGCTCCAGAGTGAAACAGCGATGAGAATGGAGCCGATGTCCCGTAACAGGGGACGCTTCGCCTTCTTCAGCCTGAGAGAGAGAAGGAGAATCAGCACCCCGTACCCCATGTCGCCGATCATGCACCCGGAGAAGAAGGGGAAAAAAAGGGCCACTGCGGCAGTAGGATCTACCCCGGAATAGGCGGGTGGTCGCAGAAGTTTCAGAAACAGCTCGAAGGGGGCGCACAAGGACGAATTTTTCAGGGAGGTGGGCACATTGCTCCATTCCTTTTCCCCCGGGTACCTCCACTGAATAAGCACGTCACCGCCGAACCGGCCTTTCAGGGCTGACATCGTGGAGTCGAGGGCGTCCTCCGGGAGCCACCCGTGGAGGGTGAAGGTGTCCGCCGAGAGATCGAGACCGGCTTCCACCGCGGCCTGCTCCGTTCGGGCGTCGATGAAGAGGAACAGAGCGGCAAGCCGGGGCCCCCACTCCTCCGACGTCCGGCGCAGATCACCGGAAAGGGCCCCGATACGGCCGGTAAGCTCTTCTATTTTTTCCTCAACGGCGGGAAGGAAGTTCTCCGTGGCCACGCCGGAACAGAACGAAGGAAGTTGCAAGGGAAGGGCCTTCCAGCGGGAAAGAATCTCCCATGCCTCTTCTTCCAGACCCTGGGGAACCTTGAGAGCCAGTACGCCCAGGGCGTCTTTTTCGTCGGGGACGAAATGGTGCCGGCCACCCCATGGTTCTCCCCGGGCGGAAAACGCTCCGTGAAGGGCACCGAGCGCCTGCTGGACTGTATTCTGCGGAATCAGCCACAACATTGCCGTTCCCGAATCTTCGGTATCTTCCCGCCGAAAAAACGCGGAAAAATGGCAGAGGATATCCTTCGCCTTTTTCGCTCGGAGAAGGAGATCTTCGGCGGCCGTTTTTTCGTCGAGGAGTGCGGCGAGACGTTTCCCGAATTCCTCGAGGCTTCTCTCGATTTCAGGGGCAAGTTCCTCCGGCGGCAGGGCTGAAAGCAGTTTTTCCGCATAGTCGATGCTCTCTTCGGAAAGGGCCGCCCATCCATCCCATCCGAGGGACTCGATGAGCCCCAGCACCTTGCCCCGAAGCAGGCGCAACATATTCAGCCTGTCCGATTCGGTCCCTTCACGAAGACCGCCCTGTTCGAGATGGAGCACGCCAAGCCTGTGAAGTTCCTCGATGATCTCCCGGCGTTTGCCTGTCACCCCCCAGAGGGCAAGGCGGACCATTTTCCGTATCACAGTTCAATTTCTCCCAGTAGGGCGGCGAAGAATTTTTCCTGAAGAACCCTCAGCGCTCCGTCTCCGGCTATCCGTCCGGACACATCTTCCCTGACGGACGCGATTTCCGCCTCGAGACCGGACGCAAGGAGTTCAAGCTCTTTCTCTCGGGTCTGCCATTCTGCCTCCACCCTTCTCAGGGTTTCTGCCTCCATTTCGGAAAGCCGAATGAGCGCCTGTTCTCTGGCGAGATGGCACTCTTTCTGTTTCTGTTCAAATTTTTCTTCCAGTTCGCCCGCAAAGCGGCGAATTTCTTCTTCTATTTCTCCGAATTCACCGGGAGGGGCTTCAACTTTAGTCTTTTTCAGCACTGGGGGTCCCACTTTCTTCCATGAGAAACTCACAAAAAGCCTCGCGGCTGATCATGCCCGCGAGCTTTCCGTCTTCCACCACGGGAAGCCGCTTCACCGACTTCCTGATCATCAGGTCAGCCACCGCCATGAGGCTCGTCTCGGGTTCCACGAAAATGGGGTTCCGGTTCATGAACTCCCCGACCCTCTTGTTTCCGAAGGAGCGAAACCTCGAAAGAAGGAGGTCCTCCTCGTCCTCGAGGAAGGAAGAACGGGCGAGCACCTCGAGGTAGGTGGGAACGGCCTTTTTGAGAACATCGCTTTCCGACAGGAATCCCACGAGGTTCCAGTCCTCGTCGAGGACGGGAATACCCTGAAGGTTATGGCTGTAGAGGATGTGAATGGCGTCATGCACCAGATCGTCCTCCATGACCGACGTGAGATCAAAGTTCATGAGGTCCTTTGCCGCGGTCTTCACTCGATGCTCCTGTTTTCCCTGTAGGGACGCAGACCGATCTTCGTGAGGAAAACCCTGCTGATAAAAAGGAAGAGATCGAGATCCCGCTTCCATCGCCAAGGCTCCTGCAGCAGGCGGAAAAACCATTCGAGGCCGAGCTTCTGCCACGCTTCCGGAGCCCGCCGCAGCATTCCGGAGACCACGTCAAAGGCCCCGCCGACCCCGACGGCGACCATGTCGCCGAGGAGATGGGCGTTTTTCCTGACCCAGACCTCCTGGCGGGGAACACCCATGGCCACGAAGAGGATCTTCGCCCCGCTGTCACGAATATCCGCGGCAACTGAGGCGTCGGTGGGGTCGAAATAGCCGTTCCTCCATCCGGCGATGACGAGGCCGGGGTACTGTGCCTTCAGGGCTTCAGCAGCCCCCTTCACCGCTTCTTCTCTGGCCCCGAGAAGGTATACCGGCAAACCTTCCGCAGCAGCCGTCCGGGTCAGGCGCATCATGAAGTCAATTCCAGGCACCCTTTCCTGGACGGGGGTGCCGAGGAAACGAAGGGCCCAGACAAGCCCTGCACCATCGGCAAGAGTCAGGAACGAGTTCCGTAGGGCTGCGGAATATTCCCCGTTCTTTTCCGCTTCCATTACGGCAAGGGCATTCACCGTGGCCACCAGGGAGACCCCTTTGCCGGAAACTGCCGCCGCCCGGGTCTTGGCGAGGGCATAGTCCATGGAGACATTATCGACCGAAGTGCTCCAGATGGAAGGTTTCAGAGGCAATTCAGCATTCTCCTTCATTTTCCGGATGAAAGGCATGATGGCAAGGCCTGTGAAAAGGATGGTGGCGCTGACCCACAGCATCATGAACATGGAGTTCCCAAGCTGCGAGATGGCGATGACCGCTCCGCAGAGGGCACAGAGAGACGTGATGAAGCGTACTGCGCTCGGGTGGTCGAGCCCCCGGCTGATGAGCTTGCGGTACACCACCGCCGCTCCGTGGGACCTGGAGGGGAAAGCCAGGCCGGCAAAATGCAGGGACGCCTCCACCATGGGGATGGCAAAGAGTCCCAGGGGGAGAAGCATAAGAGTGCTGAAGGTAATTCCCTTGCTCACCCCGAGCACCGAGGTACCCGCCACGAGAATTCCCCAGAGAGCCGAGAGGGATTCGCCCATGCGGCGGTACATGTGACCGTGGCGGCTCCAGAAGACGCCGAGGAAGGCAAGGCCGCACAGTGACATGAAGAAGGCGTCGGGAAGGTTCTGGCCGGAGAAGACCGTGGCGAGAAGAAGCAGGGAGAAGCTGACGGCGAGAAGATGGCCTGCCATTCCCGGAATGTTGTCCAGCTGCTGGAGAAGGACGGGGAAAACGCCCACCCACAGAGCCGTCACGATAATGGAGACCTCAGGGGAAAAATAATGGTATTGCCCGTCGGGAAGGCCGATGAAGCCGATCTTGGGCCCGAAGACGGCGAAAACAAAGCCCACGAGAAGATAGACCGGTTTCCACCCCCAGTGAGGCCGGATATGCTGGCATGTCCCCACAAGGGAGGCGAAAACGGCCATCCCCACGATGAAACGGGACACGGAACTTCCCGCCCACAGAGCTGCAAGAATCCACGCGGTCACGAGAAGGATGTCCCGGAAATAGTTGTACTGGGCAGTCTCCATTCGCTTTCTGCAGCGGCGCTGCAGAACAAAGCAGAGTACCACCGCAGCGGGAACGAAAAATAAAACCTCGGTCATGAACCTCTCCGTGAAAAGTATGATCAGCCCTCCCTGGATACAAGGCTTCCTTGGTGATTTTACCAGTTGTTTCCCTATTTTTCCACCCCGGAGGCTTTCCCCAAATCCACGGTTTCTTCCGGGCGGAGAGAACGGCGCCACGAGTATATTTGCCGAATATCAGCGTATTTCCGTGATGCCTCCCATGTAGGGGACGAGGACTTCCGGTATCCCGATGGAGCCGTCTTCCCTCTGGAAGTTCTCGAGAACGGCGATAAGCGTCCTGCCTATGGCGATGCCCGAACCGTTCAGGGTATGGACGAACCGGGGCTTGCCTCCGTCGGCCGGGCGGAACCTGGTATTCATCCTCCTTGCCTGGAAATCCTCGCAGTTGCTGCAGGAGCTGATCTCCCTGTACTTGTGCTGGGAGGGCAGCCAGACTTCCACGTCGTAGGTTTTGCTCGCCCCGAACCCCATGTCGCCCGTGCAGAGACAGATGGTCCTGTGGGGAATTCCGAGTGCCCTGAGGACCTCCTCGGCGTTGTCGGTCAGTTTTTCCAGCTCATCGTAGCTGGTCTCCGGCAGGGAGATCTTCACCATCTCCACCTTGTCGAACTGGTGCTGCCTGAGCATTCCCCTCACGTCCCGGCCGTAGGCCCCGGCCTCCCTGCGGAAACAGGGGGTATAGGCCGTGTAGTACAGGGGAAGCCGGCCCTCGTCGAGAATTTCCTCGGCGTGGAGGTTGGTGAGGGGCACCTCTGCGGTGGGGATAAGCCAGAGGTCGTCGTTCTCGCATTTATACAGGTCTTCGGCGAACTTGGGAAGCTGTCCGGTTCCCCGCATGGTCTTCGAATTCACCATGAAGGGCGGCTGCACCTCCAAGTACCCGTGCTTCTCCGTATGAAGGTCGAGCATGAAGTTCAGCAGGGCCCGTTCAAGCCGTGCCCCCAGTCCTTTCAGGACCGTGAAGCGGCTCTGGGCAAGGGAGGCCCCCTTCTCGAAGTCCATGATCCCCAGGGCCTCGCCCAGATCCCAGTGAGGCTTCGGCTCGAAGGAAAACTCCTTCGGCTCACCCCAGCGCCGGACCTCGGTGTTGTCGTTCTCGTCCTTCCCCACCGGTACGGAATCATGGGGGCGGTTCGGAAGGGAAAGGAGGATGTCCGAAATCTTCCCGTCGATCTCGGAAATGCGGGCGTCGATGTCCTTTATCCTGTCGCCTATGACCCGCATCTCCTCCATAACGGCGGAAGTGTCTTCCCCCTTGGCCCTGGCTGCCCCGACCTTCCGGGATCCTTCGTTTCTGCGGGCCTTCAGTTCCTCGCTCTCGGTGAGCAGGGAGCGCCGCTCCTCGTCGAGTCCGAGGAGCGGCCCGATATCCATATCGTTGTTCCTGTTCGCCAGGAACTGTCTGACTTCATCCGCGTTGGAGCGGATCCACCGAATGTCAAGCATGGTCTTCCTTCTCCTTTCCGGTGCGAAGCTCGTTCATGATGTTTGCGGTCTCGATGGCGGCGAGGGCCGCCTCCGCTCCCTTGTTGCCCCCCTTGCTGCCCGACCGCGCCACCGCCTGGTCCATGGTGTCCGTGGTCAGCACGCCGAAGGACACCGGAATCCGCTCGGTCATGGCCACCGACGCCAGTCCCTTGGACATCTCGGCGGAGACGTATTCAAAGTGGGGGGTATCCCCCCGGATGACCGCGCCCAGGGCGATGATGGCGTCATACTTCCCGCTCAGGGCCGCCTCTTTGGCCACGAGGGGCAGCTCCCATGCGCCTGGGACCCTTATGACGTCGATGGCATGATGGCTTACGTCATGCCGGAGAAGCATATCCTTTGCCCCCTCGAGCAGCTTCTCGCTGAAGAGGCTGTTGAACCGCGACACGACGATGCAGAACCGTAGGCCTGCGCCGGTGAGCTTTCCCTCTATGATTTTCATTTCGACCGCTCCTTTCAGCCTGTGTTAACTCAGGATATCCCGGACGTGAAAGAGATGTCCGAGCTTTAATTCCTTCGTGCCGAGATACCGTTCGTTGAAACGGTTCGGCGGAATGATCAGGGGAATCCGCTCCACGATCTCCAGGCCGTGTCCCTGGAGTCCCACCACTTTTCTCGGGTTGTTGGTGATAAGCCGGATGCTCCCCACGCCGAGATCCTGGAGGATCTGGGCACCGATGCCGTAATCTCTCAGGTCGGCTGGATATCCCAGGGCCACGTTCGCCTCCACCGTATCCATACCTTTTTCCTGGAGCTGGTAGGCCTTGAGCTTTTCGGCGATCCCTATGCCCCGCCCTTCCTGGCGCATGTAGAGAAGCACTCCCTGTCCTTCGGCCTCGATCATCTCCATGGCCTTGGCGAGCTGGGGACCGCAGTCGCACCGCAGGGAGCCGAACACGTCGCCGGTGAGGCATTCGGAATGAACTCTCACGAGGACGTCCTTTTTTCCCTCCACAGCTCCCTTCACGAGGGCCATGTGCACGTGGTCGAGATTGTCGTCATTCACGTTCCGGTAGGCATGGGCGGTGAAAAAGCCTCGGGAGGTGGGAAGCTCAACCCTCGCGATCTTCTCCACCAGCTTCTCCCGCTTGCTCCGGTAGGCGATCAGGTCCTCGATGGAAATGATCTTCATGCCGTTCTTCGCTGCGAAGGTCACCAGGTCGGGCAGGCGGGCCATGGTGCCGTCCTCGTTCATGATCTCGCAGATCACCCCCGCCGGGGGCAAGCCGGCGAGGGTGGCCAGGTCCACCGCCGCCTCCGTGTGTCCCGCCCGCTTGAGCACCCCCCCCTGCCGGGCCGCCAGGGGGAACATGTGCCCCGGGCGGTAAAAGTCATCCGGAGACGAGGACGGGTCGGCCAGGGCCCGGGCGGTTCTCGCCCGTTCCTCGGCGGATATGCCCGTGGTACAGCCATCCTTGGCGTCCACTGTCACGAGAAAGGCGGTGCCTTGCCTGTCCGTTCCTTCCCTGACCATGGGCTCCAGTCGAAGCCGCCGGGTAATTCCGCTTTCCAGGGGAACGCAGACAAGCCCCCGGGCTTGTCTCACCATAAAATTGATGTCGTCCGCTGTGACAAGGGAAGCGGCGATTATGAGATCGCCCTCGTTTTCCCTGCAGTCGTCGTCCACCACGATCACCATTCTGCCGTTCCTGATATCCTCCACGGCCTCCTCGATGGAACTGAACACTTCGCCGCTGATCCGGTCGTCCCCGCACAGAGCGGTCATGCAAATGCCTCCTGTATGCGCTAGATCCACCCGGCTTCCCGGAGAGACTCCGGGGACAGGGAAGAAGCGCCTGTATTTTTGTTGGTGAAGGCCCCCGTTTCAAGAAGCCTCCGGACATACTTGCCGAGGATGTCCGTTTCGATGTTCACTTCGTCGCCGGGGCGGATGTCTCCGAGAGTTGTGGCCTCCAGAGTGGCCGGAATCAGCCCCACGGTACAGGATGCGCCTGCCAGCCCGGCAACCGTCAGGCTTACCCCGTCCACCGCCACGGAGCCCCTGGGAACCACCAGGGGCTCCGTCTCCCTCCCCAGGGTAAAGGTAAGCAGAAACCCGTCCGGCCCCCTGGAAATCTCCCGGACCGGGGCCACCCCGTCGATATGGCCGGTGACGATATGGCCGTCAAGCCTGCCGTCCGCCCGGAGGGCCCGTTCCAGGTTCACCCGCGCGCCGGGGCGGAGCGACCGGAGTTTCGTCTTTTTCAGCGTCTCCGGCATCACATCCGCCGAAAAGATATCCCCCTCAAGGGCCGTGACCGTCAGGCAGGCGCCGCATACGGCCACGGACTGGCCGGGAACCAGCTTTCCTGCGAACAGGGAAGCCCGGAAAGAGATGACGGTGCACATTCCGGCTGGTCTTAGAGACACCACCGTTCCCACCGTTTCTACAAGGCCGGTGAACATTCGGCCACCCCCTCCAGCAGAAAATCATTCCCCACGGCCTTCACCGATGCCCCTGTGATCCGGATAGTTTCGTCCATGGACTCAAAAGCCAGGGAACCGGAAAAAGGGCGGTTCCTCCCCATGATCCGGGGTGAAAGGAAGAGTGCCACCCCGTCCGCAAGCCCCTCCCGGAAAAAGGAAGCGATAACCGATGGACCCCCTTCCACGAGAAGGGAATTCACTCCCCGTGCCGCAAGGACGGACAGGACATGGGCAAGGGACAGCCCGGCGGGCCCGGAAGGAACGGCGACCACGTCAATTCCGGCCGCCTCGGCCGCTGCCCGCTTCTCGTCGGGAGCCTCCTCCGAGGTAAACACCATCGTCCCCGGAGCGAAGATCTTCGCCTCCGGGAGAATGGAAAGCCGGGAATCCAATGCTATTCTCATCGGCGACTCTCCGCAAGTATGTCTTACCGTCAGCTCGGGATCGTCGGCGGCCACGGTACCGGCCCCCACGAGGATCGCGTCGTGCTCCGACCGCAGGCGGTGGGCTGCCGCCCTGGCATCCGGGCCGGTGATCCACCTGCTCTCGCCGCTTTCGAGGGCCATGCCCCCGTCCAGGCTCACCGCTCCCTTCACAGTCACCCAGGGCCTGCCGAGGGTCGTCCTCCGGATGAAGCCCCGGTTGACCCACCGGCACTCCTCCTCAAGAACCCCGGTCTCCACAGCTACGCCCGCCGTGCGGAGGATGTCCAGCCCCCTGCCGCTGACCCTTTCGTCAGGATCCGACATTCCGACGACCACACGGGAAACGCCCCGTTCGACGATCAGGGGGGCGCAAGGGGGAGTTCTTCCGTAATGGGAACAGGGCTCCAGGTTCACGTAAAGCTCCGCCCCGGCGGCATCGGCTACTCTGCCCAGGGCCGCCCGCTCGGCATGATCCTCGCCGCAGCGGGAGTGGAAACCCTCCGCCAGCACCAGGCCGTCCCGAACCACCACGCAGCCCACCAGGGGGTTGGGGGATGTTCGTCCCGTTCCCCTGAGAGCAAGGCTCAGGGCTCTTCTCATGAAGTACTCGTCAATTTTTCTCCGGGTCAGTCCCACCGATATTCTCCTTCAATACGGACAAAATCCGCTCCGCCATGGCCGGCCCGATCCCGGGCACCGTAGCGAGCTCCTCCGCCGGCAGCGCCGTCATGTTCCTGA comes from Aminivibrio sp. and encodes:
- a CDS encoding bifunctional 3,4-dihydroxy-2-butanone-4-phosphate synthase/GTP cyclohydrolase II; its protein translation is MTALCGDDRISGEVFSSIEEAVEDIRNGRMVIVVDDDCRENEGDLIIAASLVTADDINFMVRQARGLVCVPLESGITRRLRLEPMVREGTDRQGTAFLVTVDAKDGCTTGISAEERARTARALADPSSSPDDFYRPGHMFPLAARQGGVLKRAGHTEAAVDLATLAGLPPAGVICEIMNEDGTMARLPDLVTFAAKNGMKIISIEDLIAYRSKREKLVEKIARVELPTSRGFFTAHAYRNVNDDNLDHVHMALVKGAVEGKKDVLVRVHSECLTGDVFGSLRCDCGPQLAKAMEMIEAEGQGVLLYMRQEGRGIGIAEKLKAYQLQEKGMDTVEANVALGYPADLRDYGIGAQILQDLGVGSIRLITNNPRKVVGLQGHGLEIVERIPLIIPPNRFNERYLGTKELKLGHLFHVRDILS
- the serS gene encoding serine--tRNA ligase translates to MLDIRWIRSNADEVRQFLANRNNDMDIGPLLGLDEERRSLLTESEELKARRNEGSRKVGAARAKGEDTSAVMEEMRVIGDRIKDIDARISEIDGKISDILLSLPNRPHDSVPVGKDENDNTEVRRWGEPKEFSFEPKPHWDLGEALGIMDFEKGASLAQSRFTVLKGLGARLERALLNFMLDLHTEKHGYLEVQPPFMVNSKTMRGTGQLPKFAEDLYKCENDDLWLIPTAEVPLTNLHAEEILDEGRLPLYYTAYTPCFRREAGAYGRDVRGMLRQHQFDKVEMVKISLPETSYDELEKLTDNAEEVLRALGIPHRTICLCTGDMGFGASKTYDVEVWLPSQHKYREISSCSNCEDFQARRMNTRFRPADGGKPRFVHTLNGSGIAIGRTLIAVLENFQREDGSIGIPEVLVPYMGGITEIR
- the ribE gene encoding 6,7-dimethyl-8-ribityllumazine synthase, yielding MKIIEGKLTGAGLRFCIVVSRFNSLFSEKLLEGAKDMLLRHDVSHHAIDVIRVPGAWELPLVAKEAALSGKYDAIIALGAVIRGDTPHFEYVSAEMSKGLASVAMTERIPVSFGVLTTDTMDQAVARSGSKGGNKGAEAALAAIETANIMNELRTGKEKEDHA
- a CDS encoding riboflavin synthase; amino-acid sequence: MFTGLVETVGTVVSLRPAGMCTVISFRASLFAGKLVPGQSVAVCGACLTVTALEGDIFSADVMPETLKKTKLRSLRPGARVNLERALRADGRLDGHIVTGHIDGVAPVREISRGPDGFLLTFTLGRETEPLVVPRGSVAVDGVSLTVAGLAGASCTVGLIPATLEATTLGDIRPGDEVNIETDILGKYVRRLLETGAFTNKNTGASSLSPESLREAGWI
- a CDS encoding ATPase — protein: MEKALIALAAALAVGIPAVATAYAQAKIGSAGAGTVAEKPETGGTIIILEAIPETMVILGFVVAIMLILQFA
- a CDS encoding WecB/TagA/CpsF family glycosyltransferase, with amino-acid sequence MTEVLFFVPAAVVLCFVLQRRCRKRMETAQYNYFRDILLVTAWILAALWAGSSVSRFIVGMAVFASLVGTCQHIRPHWGWKPVYLLVGFVFAVFGPKIGFIGLPDGQYHYFSPEVSIIVTALWVGVFPVLLQQLDNIPGMAGHLLAVSFSLLLLATVFSGQNLPDAFFMSLCGLAFLGVFWSRHGHMYRRMGESLSALWGILVAGTSVLGVSKGITFSTLMLLPLGLFAIPMVEASLHFAGLAFPSRSHGAAVVYRKLISRGLDHPSAVRFITSLCALCGAVIAISQLGNSMFMMLWVSATILFTGLAIMPFIRKMKENAELPLKPSIWSTSVDNVSMDYALAKTRAAAVSGKGVSLVATVNALAVMEAEKNGEYSAALRNSFLTLADGAGLVWALRFLGTPVQERVPGIDFMMRLTRTAAAEGLPVYLLGAREEAVKGAAEALKAQYPGLVIAGWRNGYFDPTDASVAADIRDSGAKILFVAMGVPRQEVWVRKNAHLLGDMVAVGVGGAFDVVSGMLRRAPEAWQKLGLEWFFRLLQEPWRWKRDLDLFLFISRVFLTKIGLRPYRENRSIE
- a CDS encoding V-type ATPase subunit codes for the protein MKFIDESPNYEYLNAVVRARGTRLLGREVFIRLASGSLEDMELFLLESLYGSRYREQLATGGGSLLGRIENALAGGAADILQETASLARGESLLFFSVILSQGDLHNGRILLRASPGGIRPKNSPAWHRYSLAASSFYDDLWKKCSTPAEGAVRCHEENFDFARILGESYRVLHETGDLFRAERALYSGWFAWWRERIRGRNNENGRRMAEYLGRLTDLWNFSIWLRPREAAYGERAFLPGGWGFSREALESLEDPEKLFSGSGWSFAAGKQGKLSRSDLFRSFQRHFYEWQKSLYRKNLLGIDVSIGYAALAVQEWKNLSMLAVGLSLRMPAAELERHLFLPEEEDHG
- a CDS encoding V-type ATPase 116kDa subunit family protein, which codes for MIRKMVRLALWGVTGKRREIIEELHRLGVLHLEQGGLREGTESDRLNMLRLLRGKVLGLIESLGWDGWAALSEESIDYAEKLLSALPPEELAPEIERSLEEFGKRLAALLDEKTAAEDLLLRAKKAKDILCHFSAFFRREDTEDSGTAMLWLIPQNTVQQALGALHGAFSARGEPWGGRHHFVPDEKDALGVLALKVPQGLEEEAWEILSRWKALPLQLPSFCSGVATENFLPAVEEKIEELTGRIGALSGDLRRTSEEWGPRLAALFLFIDARTEQAAVEAGLDLSADTFTLHGWLPEDALDSTMSALKGRFGGDVLIQWRYPGEKEWSNVPTSLKNSSLCAPFELFLKLLRPPAYSGVDPTAAVALFFPFFSGCMIGDMGYGVLILLLSLRLKKAKRPLLRDIGSILIAVSLWSVVWGAAWGEFFGDAGHRLFHLEPLWLERSVSVLPVVVFTVALGAAHVFFGLLLGIYQGIRNRHRHVWMEKAGNLVVLLALVAGLTALRGKLPGGIFTVPLSLLVIGLALLIRGGGIGGIIETLGSIGNIISYVRIAAIGLSSAILAIVASKFLDVFGLSVFGIFLALMIHLLNFVLAIGGSGLHSARLHYVEFFSKFYSGTGKEYIPFQRRSGSSWKKHS
- the ribD gene encoding bifunctional diaminohydroxyphosphoribosylaminopyrimidine deaminase/5-amino-6-(5-phosphoribosylamino)uracil reductase RibD, whose protein sequence is MGLTRRKIDEYFMRRALSLALRGTGRTSPNPLVGCVVVRDGLVLAEGFHSRCGEDHAERAALGRVADAAGAELYVNLEPCSHYGRTPPCAPLIVERGVSRVVVGMSDPDERVSGRGLDILRTAGVAVETGVLEEECRWVNRGFIRRTTLGRPWVTVKGAVSLDGGMALESGESRWITGPDARAAAHRLRSEHDAILVGAGTVAADDPELTVRHTCGESPMRIALDSRLSILPEAKIFAPGTMVFTSEEAPDEKRAAAEAAGIDVVAVPSGPAGLSLAHVLSVLAARGVNSLLVEGGPSVIASFFREGLADGVALFLSPRIMGRNRPFSGSLAFESMDETIRITGASVKAVGNDFLLEGVAECSPAL
- a CDS encoding CBS domain-containing protein, coding for MKTAAKDLMNFDLTSVMEDDLVHDAIHILYSHNLQGIPVLDEDWNLVGFLSESDVLKKAVPTYLEVLARSSFLEDEEDLLLSRFRSFGNKRVGEFMNRNPIFVEPETSLMAVADLMIRKSVKRLPVVEDGKLAGMISREAFCEFLMEESGTPSAEKD